The proteins below are encoded in one region of Methanofollis aquaemaris:
- the lonB gene encoding ATP-dependent protease LonB produces MEMTDSDILEKNADEDLLLDSGISDSSEIEVPPRLIDQVIGQENAVEVIKKAATQRRHVMMLGTPGTGKSMLAKAMAELLPKEELKDVLVYPNLEDSNNPVIRTVAAGRGKQIVAAHKAEAAKRKQMRNTLMMLLVFGILGYSLITGQWLMGIIASAFVFMALQYMRPREEMMVPKLLVSNEADTTAPFIDATGSHAGALLGDVRHDPFQSGGLETPSHDRVEAGAIHKANGGVLFIDEINTLTPHSQQNLLTALQEGQFSITGQSERSSGAMVRTEDVPCRFIMIAAGNLDAMQGMHPALRSRIRGYGYEVYMQDTMVDTPENRKKYIRFIAQEVKNDGKIPHFDRSAIEEVLREAQRRSNRKGHLTLKLRDMGGLIRVAGDIARQDGAERTTAEHVLRAKGSARSIEQQISDEYIQRSRDYDLTVVTGTEIGRVNGLAVMGADSGSVLPIMAEVTPTQGATGAVIATGQLKEIAQESIKNVSAVLKKFTGKDIKNMDIHVQFIGTYGGVEGDSASISVTTAVISAIEGIPVRQDVAMTGSLSVRGDVLPIGGVTYKIEAAAKAGIKTIIIPRSNAGDVLIEDRYREMVEIVPVDHIEEVLETALVPQNRELFLDKLKKLAARPVKKALESSSNIGGRQTAA; encoded by the coding sequence ATGGAAATGACTGATTCTGACATCCTTGAGAAGAATGCGGACGAGGATCTCCTCCTTGATTCAGGAATCTCCGACTCATCGGAGATCGAGGTCCCTCCCCGGCTGATCGACCAGGTGATCGGCCAGGAGAACGCGGTGGAGGTGATCAAGAAAGCGGCCACCCAGCGCCGGCATGTGATGATGCTCGGTACCCCGGGTACCGGCAAGTCGATGCTTGCCAAGGCGATGGCCGAACTCCTTCCCAAAGAGGAGCTCAAGGACGTTCTCGTCTATCCGAACCTCGAGGACTCCAACAACCCGGTGATCAGGACGGTTGCCGCCGGCCGGGGCAAACAGATCGTTGCAGCTCACAAGGCCGAGGCGGCAAAGCGCAAACAGATGCGCAACACGCTGATGATGCTTCTGGTCTTTGGCATCCTGGGCTACTCCCTCATCACCGGTCAGTGGCTGATGGGTATCATCGCGTCGGCCTTCGTCTTCATGGCCCTTCAGTACATGCGGCCGCGTGAGGAGATGATGGTTCCGAAACTTCTGGTATCCAACGAGGCGGACACCACCGCCCCCTTCATCGATGCCACAGGTTCGCATGCGGGTGCCCTTCTTGGCGACGTGCGCCACGACCCCTTCCAGTCGGGCGGGCTGGAGACTCCTTCCCATGACCGTGTCGAGGCCGGGGCGATCCACAAGGCAAACGGCGGTGTTCTCTTCATCGACGAGATCAACACCCTCACCCCTCACTCTCAGCAGAACCTCCTGACCGCCCTGCAGGAAGGGCAGTTCTCGATCACCGGCCAGTCCGAACGCTCGAGCGGGGCGATGGTCAGGACCGAGGACGTGCCCTGCCGGTTCATCATGATCGCAGCCGGAAACCTGGACGCGATGCAGGGGATGCACCCGGCGCTGCGGTCCAGGATCCGTGGCTATGGGTACGAGGTCTACATGCAGGACACGATGGTCGACACCCCGGAGAACCGGAAGAAGTACATCAGGTTCATCGCCCAGGAGGTCAAGAACGACGGCAAGATCCCGCACTTCGATCGTTCTGCCATCGAGGAGGTGCTCAGGGAGGCGCAGCGCCGGTCCAACCGGAAGGGCCACCTCACCCTGAAACTCCGTGACATGGGCGGGCTGATCCGGGTGGCCGGCGACATCGCCAGGCAGGACGGGGCCGAGAGGACCACGGCCGAGCATGTGCTCAGGGCCAAGGGTTCGGCACGCTCGATCGAGCAGCAGATCTCCGACGAGTACATCCAGAGGAGTCGCGACTACGACCTGACCGTCGTCACCGGCACCGAGATCGGGCGGGTGAACGGGCTTGCGGTGATGGGTGCCGACTCCGGCTCGGTCCTCCCGATCATGGCCGAGGTCACCCCGACGCAAGGGGCGACCGGTGCGGTCATCGCAACCGGTCAGTTGAAAGAGATCGCTCAAGAATCCATCAAGAACGTCTCTGCGGTCCTCAAGAAGTTCACCGGCAAGGACATCAAGAACATGGACATCCATGTCCAGTTCATCGGGACTTACGGGGGGGTGGAGGGCGATTCGGCTTCCATCTCGGTGACGACTGCAGTGATCAGCGCTATCGAGGGGATCCCGGTCAGGCAGGACGTGGCGATGACCGGGTCGCTCTCGGTCCGCGGCGACGTCCTGCCCATCGGCGGGGTCACCTACAAGATCGAGGCCGCGGCGAAGGCCGGGATCAAGACGATCATTATCCCGCGGTCAAATGCAGGCGATGTCCTCATCGAGGACCGATACCGCGAGATGGTCGAGATTGTCCCGGTCGATCATATCGAGGAGGTGCTTGAGACGGCGCTGGTCCCGCAGAACCGCGAACTCTTCCTGGACAAACTGAAGAAACTCGCCGCCAGACCGGTGAAGAAGGCGCTGGAGTCTTCTTCCAACATCGGCGGCAGACAGACGGCAGCGTGA
- a CDS encoding ribose-phosphate diphosphokinase, protein MKVVCTEQSQILAVRIADELGVQVADTRFARFPDGELYLQVLDPLDDETVIVGSVTDNDAFIQLMLLVDACETTTNTLVIPYLGYARQDKKFKDGEPVSARVAARALSRGVTDVITVNIHERDIARYFDCPAHDLSLAQEVGEHLKTKGFENPLILAPDAGAAEFAAEVAAAVGWQTDYLKKTRLSGEEVRMEPKTFDVAGREVVIVDDIIATGGTLATATKMLYEQGAAAVHAACVHGVFTGGAYVHLRSAGVKSVICSDTIERACSEVSAARCIAAALRKC, encoded by the coding sequence ATGAAGGTCGTATGCACAGAACAATCCCAGATTCTCGCTGTCCGGATCGCCGACGAACTCGGAGTCCAGGTGGCGGACACACGCTTTGCCCGCTTCCCCGATGGGGAGCTCTACCTGCAGGTCCTCGACCCTCTCGATGACGAAACCGTGATCGTCGGGAGTGTCACCGACAACGATGCGTTCATCCAGCTGATGCTCCTCGTCGACGCCTGTGAGACGACCACCAACACGCTGGTCATCCCGTACCTCGGGTACGCACGGCAGGACAAGAAATTCAAGGACGGGGAGCCGGTGAGCGCCAGGGTGGCGGCACGGGCACTATCCAGGGGGGTCACCGATGTGATCACCGTCAACATCCATGAGCGGGACATCGCCCGATACTTCGACTGCCCGGCCCATGATCTCTCCCTGGCCCAGGAGGTCGGGGAGCACCTCAAGACGAAGGGCTTCGAGAACCCCCTGATCCTCGCACCTGACGCGGGTGCGGCGGAGTTTGCGGCCGAAGTCGCCGCAGCTGTCGGGTGGCAGACCGACTATCTCAAGAAGACCCGGCTCTCCGGCGAGGAGGTCAGGATGGAACCCAAGACCTTTGATGTCGCAGGCAGAGAGGTCGTCATCGTCGACGATATCATCGCCACCGGTGGAACACTGGCGACGGCGACGAAGATGCTCTATGAGCAGGGGGCGGCGGCGGTCCACGCAGCCTGCGTCCACGGTGTCTTCACCGGCGGGGCCTATGTCCATCTCCGCAGTGCGGGGGTGAAGAGCGTGATCTGTTCGGACACTATCGAGCGGGCGTGCTCTGAGGTCTCGGCGGCCAGGTGTATCGCGGCAGCGCTCAGAAAATGTTAG
- a CDS encoding TldD/PmbA family protein, with translation MESVRYYDVRHVHGSSTHVDIDNGIVESAGTSYFDHAVVRVLGQKGWGVLTLDAFDPEAPLKPLIERGLRLAALTGEEVDLATAPRQVLGVPGVAEDPREISLEEKTEVLTGIEAAARLPGIVNTRARYAEVIEAVRFFDSSGTECSYEIPRCGFSVTAVAAREGEMQMGRESEYTILGFNLRHRQEMGAKAAGTAAALLDAKAAKGGRMRAVLDPELAGVFAHEAIGHASEGDLVQEGSSVLAGRTGERIGAAGLTIVDDPTLPEFGFEPVDAEGVAVGRTELIKDGRVNAFMHSRQTLAAVGNGVAGHARASAGDPPLVRMSNTFIQEGDASYDEVVAECRDGILLKGSRGGQVDPGRGVFQFNAEYGYLIEDGELGAMVRDVSLSGEILGTLHAIALLGNDREMHQGYCGKGGQSVPVSDGSPHVLLENAMVGGNGTD, from the coding sequence ATGGAGAGCGTTCGTTACTATGACGTCCGCCATGTCCACGGTTCCTCAACCCATGTCGATATCGACAACGGGATCGTGGAGTCGGCGGGCACCAGCTATTTTGACCATGCAGTGGTCAGGGTGCTCGGCCAGAAGGGTTGGGGCGTCCTGACCCTGGATGCCTTCGACCCCGAGGCCCCGCTGAAGCCCCTCATTGAGAGGGGGTTGCGCCTCGCCGCACTCACCGGCGAGGAGGTCGACCTTGCCACCGCACCCCGTCAGGTGCTCGGAGTGCCCGGCGTGGCCGAGGATCCGCGGGAGATCTCCCTTGAGGAGAAGACCGAAGTCCTCACCGGGATCGAGGCGGCCGCCCGCCTGCCCGGGATCGTGAACACCCGCGCCCGGTATGCCGAGGTGATCGAGGCGGTGCGGTTCTTCGATTCCTCAGGGACCGAGTGCTCGTACGAGATCCCGCGTTGCGGTTTCTCGGTGACGGCGGTCGCCGCCAGGGAGGGGGAGATGCAGATGGGCCGCGAGAGCGAATACACCATCCTCGGTTTCAACCTCAGGCACCGCCAGGAGATGGGAGCGAAGGCGGCCGGTACGGCCGCCGCCCTCCTCGACGCGAAGGCGGCGAAGGGGGGGAGGATGCGGGCGGTTCTCGATCCCGAACTTGCGGGAGTCTTCGCCCACGAGGCGATCGGGCATGCAAGCGAAGGCGATCTGGTCCAGGAGGGATCCTCGGTACTGGCCGGGCGGACCGGCGAACGCATCGGCGCTGCCGGCCTCACGATCGTCGACGACCCCACGCTCCCTGAGTTCGGGTTCGAACCGGTGGACGCCGAAGGGGTCGCCGTCGGCCGGACTGAACTGATCAAGGACGGGCGGGTGAACGCCTTCATGCACTCCCGCCAGACCCTGGCGGCGGTCGGTAACGGCGTCGCAGGCCATGCACGGGCCAGCGCCGGCGACCCGCCCCTCGTGCGGATGAGCAACACCTTCATCCAGGAGGGGGACGCCTCGTACGACGAGGTCGTCGCCGAGTGCCGGGACGGGATCCTCCTCAAAGGTTCCCGCGGTGGCCAGGTCGATCCTGGCCGCGGGGTCTTCCAGTTCAATGCCGAGTACGGCTACCTGATCGAGGACGGCGAACTCGGAGCAATGGTGCGCGATGTCTCGCTCTCGGGCGAGATCCTGGGAACGCTCCATGCGATCGCCCTCCTCGGCAACGACCGCGAGATGCACCAGGGCTACTGCGGCAAGGGCGGGCAGAGCGTCCCGGTCAGTGACGGTTCGCCCCATGTCCTCCTTGAAAACGCGATGGTGGGTGGCAATGGAACTGATTGA
- a CDS encoding pro-sigmaK processing inhibitor BofA family protein, whose product MIETILLIVLMIVVAAVLYYFLKEGMKLVINAVVGLVVLYLINLFGLMSYIGGSDLSITWASVIICALGGVIGVVLLVVLDLVGITV is encoded by the coding sequence ATGATTGAGACAATCCTGTTGATCGTCCTGATGATCGTGGTCGCCGCCGTCCTCTACTACTTCCTCAAAGAGGGGATGAAGTTGGTCATCAACGCCGTCGTCGGACTTGTTGTCCTCTATCTCATCAACCTCTTTGGCCTGATGAGTTATATCGGCGGCAGCGACCTTTCGATCACCTGGGCCTCGGTGATCATCTGCGCCCTCGGCGGGGTGATCGGGGTGGTCCTCCTCGTCGTCCTCGACCTCGTGGGGATCACCGTCTGA
- a CDS encoding TldD/PmbA family protein, protein MELIEKILEYGRTRADEVEVYVSESESVSADLKKDRVENAGGSQAFGIGIRVIDHGRIGVSATSSKGEWRACLDAALASARLAHPQEWKSLPGPAALPDVPAIFDASLSLDPEWCRTALEGMLHGAEEHDAAVTGGGASVGRGKETVANTSGVLYEQERTSAGCSLECIHEQSTGYEFDASCFAGEIDPVRVGREAAFFAEHSADGEEIETGDYDLVLSPVALSQLLGYVLEPALSGRNVHAGRSWLAGKLGEVCIGEEISVYDDPLDGGLSSTRFDAEGIPARKLTFFDHGELRSYAYDLRTAYRYGAESTGSAVRGGAGGAPAIGIHTLVIDGPRGTVDDDRAVYVHDVVGAHTANALTGDFSVELSNPSWVEDGEFTAPVKGAMYAGNVFDLLGEVVALGRKERSVGGAVLPAVRLSGQRLIGR, encoded by the coding sequence ATGGAACTGATTGAGAAGATCCTGGAGTACGGCAGGACGCGGGCAGACGAGGTGGAGGTCTATGTCTCGGAAAGCGAGTCGGTCTCCGCCGATCTGAAGAAGGACCGGGTCGAGAATGCCGGTGGATCGCAGGCGTTCGGGATCGGGATCCGGGTCATCGATCACGGTCGGATCGGGGTCTCGGCGACGAGCAGCAAGGGCGAGTGGCGGGCCTGCCTCGACGCCGCCCTTGCAAGTGCGAGACTCGCCCACCCGCAGGAATGGAAGAGTCTGCCGGGGCCGGCGGCCCTGCCTGACGTCCCGGCGATCTTCGACGCTTCGCTCTCCCTTGATCCCGAGTGGTGCCGGACGGCCCTCGAAGGGATGCTTCATGGGGCGGAAGAGCACGACGCAGCCGTGACCGGGGGCGGGGCCTCGGTCGGGCGGGGAAAGGAGACCGTTGCCAACACCTCGGGCGTGCTGTACGAGCAGGAACGGACGAGCGCCGGGTGTTCGCTGGAGTGCATCCACGAGCAGTCGACGGGGTACGAGTTTGACGCTTCCTGCTTTGCCGGCGAGATCGATCCGGTCCGGGTCGGAAGAGAGGCGGCCTTCTTTGCCGAGCACAGTGCGGACGGCGAGGAGATCGAGACCGGCGACTACGATCTTGTCCTCTCTCCGGTCGCTCTCTCTCAACTCCTGGGCTATGTCCTTGAGCCGGCCCTCTCGGGGAGAAATGTCCATGCCGGTCGGTCATGGCTTGCCGGGAAACTCGGTGAGGTCTGCATCGGCGAGGAGATCTCGGTCTACGACGATCCCCTGGACGGCGGCCTCTCGAGCACGAGGTTCGATGCCGAAGGGATACCGGCACGAAAACTCACGTTCTTCGATCACGGCGAGTTGCGGAGTTATGCCTACGATCTCAGGACTGCCTATCGCTATGGGGCCGAGAGCACCGGTTCGGCGGTCCGCGGCGGTGCAGGTGGCGCCCCTGCCATCGGGATCCACACCCTGGTCATCGACGGGCCCAGGGGCACCGTCGACGATGACCGTGCGGTCTATGTCCACGACGTCGTCGGGGCGCACACCGCCAACGCTCTTACCGGCGACTTCTCGGTCGAACTCTCCAACCCCTCCTGGGTGGAGGACGGGGAGTTCACTGCGCCGGTGAAAGGGGCGATGTACGCCGGGAACGTCTTCGACCTCCTCGGCGAGGTCGTCGCCCTCGGCAGGAAGGAGCGGTCGGTCGGCGGGGCCGTCCTGCCGGCGGTAAGGTTAAGTGGCCAGCGTCTGATTGGTAGATGA
- a CDS encoding KaiC domain-containing protein — protein MTADSPRVRFGIDGLDQMLGGGLLEKSICSIIGTYGTGKTTLALHFAHEGLKNGEKVIYISLDEREEMLYQDMERKGWDIEEVRNTSIYVVKLDPTDFTLSINHLKNELPQLIREIGAQRVIIDPISLFEGLFTDEATRRKELFRFIEIMRDEACTLILTSETRENSSYASKYALVEYMADTVILLRYVRPNKLAEVHPAVEVAKMRGSDHSRGVKPYELLRDQVQVYFEANVF, from the coding sequence ATGACCGCAGACTCTCCGCGGGTGCGATTCGGTATCGATGGGCTCGACCAGATGCTCGGCGGCGGACTGCTGGAAAAAAGTATCTGCTCGATCATCGGAACCTATGGCACGGGGAAGACGACGCTCGCCCTCCACTTTGCGCACGAGGGTCTGAAAAACGGGGAGAAAGTCATCTACATCTCCCTTGACGAGCGCGAGGAGATGCTCTACCAGGACATGGAGCGGAAAGGGTGGGACATCGAAGAGGTCAGGAACACCTCGATCTATGTGGTCAAACTCGACCCTACCGACTTCACCCTCTCGATCAACCACCTCAAAAACGAACTCCCCCAGTTGATCCGGGAGATCGGTGCTCAGCGAGTGATCATCGACCCCATCTCACTCTTCGAGGGCCTCTTCACCGACGAGGCGACGCGGAGAAAGGAACTCTTCAGGTTCATCGAGATCATGCGGGATGAGGCGTGCACCCTCATCCTCACCTCCGAGACCAGAGAGAACAGTTCGTACGCAAGCAAATACGCCCTCGTCGAGTACATGGCCGACACCGTCATCCTCCTCAGATACGTCAGGCCCAACAAACTCGCCGAGGTCCACCCGGCCGTCGAGGTCGCAAAGATGCGGGGCTCAGATCACTCCAGGGGAGTTAAACCCTACGAACTTCTCAGGGACCAGGTGCAGGTTTACTTTGAGGCGAATGTTTTCTGA